The Virgibacillus sp. SK37 region CAACCATTTCAACATAATTAATTTTAAGATAAGATGGTGAATACATCATGACATATATAAATCACATAATAACTACACCCAAAAACAAGAAAAAACTCACGAAAATTATGATAGCTGGGGGTGTTTTAGGTTGATTATGAGTAAGTCATTAAAAGACATTCCTCTTGAAGAAATGATCGCCTCAGCTCAACAAGGGGACGAGCAAATACAAAATTATCTTTTAAAGACATATCAACCATTTATCGCTAAATGTGTTTCTGAAGTATGCAAACGTTATATCGATCCAAAAAAAGATGACGAATTCAGTATCGGACTTTCTGCATTTAATGAAGCTATTTTATCCTATTCTCCTGATAAAGGGAGTTCTTTTTTATCTTTCGCAAATTTGGTAGTGAAAAGAAAGGTTATCGACTATATACGTTATGTTCAAAAGCGTCCGCTAGGTATTTCTTTGGATGAAACGTATGATGCTGAATTAATGGAAAATCCAATTGAAATAGTAGCTGTAAAACGAAATTTTCAAATGGAACAGGATGCTTGGCGACGTAAGGAAGAAATTATGGATTTTAAGGAGAAATTGAAAGAATATAAATTAACTCTTTTGGAATTGACGGAATCCTCGCCAAAACATAAGGATGCACGTGACTCAGCTGTTCGTACAGCCCGTATCTTATTTGAAGATGAAAAGTTACGAAGCTACGTATTGGATAAAAAGAAATTGCCCATTAAAGATCTGATTAAACTTGTCAAAGTAAGTAAAAAAACATTGGAACGGAACAGAAAATTCATTTTAGCGATATTTGTCGTTCTCAGTAATGATTATGTATATCTTCAGGATTACTTAAAGGGGGTGGGTCAGTGAAAAAAGGGATTGTGATGGAAAAGCACTCTCACTTTACTATTGTAATGGTAAGAGGAGGAGCGTTCTACAAAGCAAAGCCAATAGACGCTATGATAGGCTCAGAAGTTTCCTTTGAGCCATTTGATGGTAACAAGAAAACTTTTTTATTATTTCCGGCTAAAAAGGTGAGTGCACCAGTCCGCTTATTATCCATGGCTTGTGTTTTACTTTTATTGGTTTTGCCATTTTATTTTATCGTGTCAGTAAACAAAACATACGCCTATGTGAATATAGATATTAATCCTAGTGTAGAGCTAGAGCTTAATAAAGACTTAAAAGTACAATCCATTCACTCACTCAATAAAGACGGAAAAGAACTTGTTTCAAATTTGTCCGATTATAAAAACCAAAATGTGGAAAAAGTAATCAGGATGATAATGAAAGAAAGTGAGCATTCCGGGATGATAAATGACCAAAAAAATATTTTGGTTGGAGTAAGTTATGCAAATGGAGAGGTTAAAGATATTTCCGTGCTAGAGCAAGTAGATACCTCATTTCAAGAAAAACGTACGGATTGGAGTGTTGTCACATTTAATGTTCCAAAGCACGTTAGAGAAGAAGCCAAAAACAGTAATAAATCAATGAATGAACTTATGGCGGGGCTTGTAAACAAGGATCAAAATAAGCATGTTTCTATGAATGATCAGGAGAGAGCAATAATTCATTCTTTTTATACCGACGATCAGGATCATTCAGAAAAGGAAGCAGAAGAGTCTTCCCTTAAGATAAAAGAAAAAGTTCAAAAAGAGACTATACATGACAAAGAAACACATACGCCCTCCGTATCCCAAAAACATCAACAAATGAAACAAGAAGATAGTAATGAAAAAAGGGCTTCTTCCAATACTTCAAATAAACAAAAAGTTGAAAAAGAGAAATATAAGCACAGTGAGAAAAAGAATAACCATGCTCAAAATAATAATAAGCATGAAGTTGAAAAAAAGAAAAATAATAGTAACAAGAAACAAGAGCAAAATAAAGATCAAAAGCATAAAAATAATAATTCCAAACATGGTAAGAAATACCAAAATCAATCACATCATTCATACGATAAGAAACACCATCAGTACAAATATAATAAGAATAAGCATAAAGATAAACAGGACGATGACGATGAAGATGATGATCATGATGACGAAGATAATGAAGATAACGAAGATAACGAAGAGCATGATGAGCACGATCATGATAGAGATGATTAATAATTAGTGGAGGCTGTCACCGAACAGCCTCCACTTTTATATTTCCATAGCAATCGCAGGTTGGTATTTCATGGCATGGTCTAAATAATAAAGAAGATTATCATGGGATTGAATGATTTTTCCCTCATCTAGGGAATAATGGTAAGCATGCAGGAAGAGTTGTATTTTCTTTGAAAGCATATCATCATTCGTACGGACCATTAGTACAAGCAGTTCATCCCATTGGCCCCACAAAGTGTAGTATAATGCTTTGTCATAATCTGGTATATCCATATTACCCCTCCTTATAATGTAAGGGCTATTTATATTGTCCCCCATATTTTATATATATCAGCAAAACATAAATTGGTGCGCTTACCATAAATAGGTTTTTTAGAGAAGAATAATTAAACATGGGTGAAGCATACTAGAAATAAATTTATAAGGAGGAGTACAGGATGAAATTAAAAATATTGAGTATAACATCGATACTAGCACTAGCTTTAGTGGCCTGTGGAACGAACGACAATGGGGACAATCAGGAAGGCGCTATGGGAGATAACAATAATATAGAGCAAACTCGTTATAATAATACTGGCGATGGTATGGCAGGGGATCGTGATCATAATATGATGAGAAACTCTGAAAGAGACCAGAACCGAACAGATACACGTAATGGTAACGAGAATCGTTATGACGTAGCAGAAGAAGCTGCCAACAAAATTACTGACAAGGTAGATGAGATTGAAAATGCCTATGTGCTTACAACAGATAATAATGCTTATGTTGCAGCAAGACTAGACACAAACGACAATAACGGCAACAATAATAATAACAATAACGGTAACAACAATAATAAGGGAAATGAAGTAACTGATAAGGTGAAAGATGAAATAACTAAAATTGTAAAGTCTGTGGACAAGGATATAGACAATGTATATGTTTCAACGAATCCGGATTTTGTAGATTTGACAAACAATTATATCAATGACGTTGATAATGGAGAACCAATTGAAGGTTTCTTCGACCAATTCGGCAATATGGTCGATCGTTTGTTTCCGGATAATGAATAACTAATACAGCTGGTTAAGTGGTGTACTACGAAAAAGTAGTACACTTTTTCTTTTGGGAAAGTATTCTGTCTGCTGCGGGGCCTCTTCATATACTGCTGATAATACTGTCTTTGAAAACGAACAATTCGTAAAAATGGCCAGCGAAAAATGTTTTTATTGACTATTAAGGAACATATGATATTATGTTACATATAATCTTACTATTCATAGTGTTTTACTATGTTTTAATAAAATTGGTGGAGTGAAATGGGAATGGGGAGAGAATTTTTAAATATTTTTAGTGAGTGGGCAGAAACATATGATGCAAGTGTTTCAGGTGGAAATCCGCAATATGCCTCTGTTTTTGAGAATTATGAGCAGATATTAAAAGAAGTTGTGAGTGAATCTACAGGAACCGTATTGGAGTTTGGAGTAGGCACAGGAAACTTAACAGAGAAATTGGTAGCAAAAGGTTTACATGTTATTGGTATAGAACCCTCTGCATCTATGAGAAGGATAGCATCAGAGAAGCTAAAAGAAGTGATTCTTATGGATGGAGATTTTATAGATTTTCCTCCTGTCAAAGAAGAAATTAATACAATTACAAGCACCTACGCTTTTCACCATTTAACAGATGAAGAAAAAGAAAGAGCTATTAAGAACTATGCAAGTTTATTACCTGCTGAAGGGAAAGTAGTTTTTGGGGATACCATATTCACTTCTGGAGTTGAAAGGCAAAAGGCAATAGACCATGCTCTGGAAAAAGGGTATGTAGATTTGGCGGAAGATCTAAATCGGGAGTATTATACAACCATTCCATTAATAAGAAGCATGTTTGAAAAGTATAAATTTGACGTTTCTTTTAAACAAATGAATGATTTTGTCTGGATTATTAAAGCAAAAAAAGGTAGAAGAAAGGGGCAACATAAAATGGCAGAAAAAATGAATGTGGAAAGTTTTAATCTTGATCATACAAAGGTGAAGGCACCTTATGTTCGACTGGTAGGGGTTACAGAAGGAACCAAGGGAGACAAAGTTTATAAGTATGATATCCGCTTTAAACAACCAAATAAAGACCATATGGAAATGGCTGGATTGCACTCCATTGAGCACTTAATGGCTGAAAATATACGTAACCATATGGAAAACGTTCTGGATATTGGTCCAATGGGGTGTCAAACAGGCTTCTATTTAGCAATTTTAAACAATGATAATTATGAAGAGGTATTAACTGCATTGGAAAAAACATTAGAGGATGTATTAGAGGCAGAAGAGGTTCCTGCTTGTAATGAAGTGCAATGTGGTTGGGCAGCTAACCATAGCCTGGAAGGGGCTCAACAAATTGCTAGAGAGATGCTGAACAATAAGCTGGAATGGCGAGAAGTATTTTAAATTATGGGGCGAAAAAGTAATGGCAATTTATAAATCTGTTCATGAGTTAATTGGTGATACTCCTTTAATAGAGATAACACATTTTCCTCTCCCTAAAGGAGTCCGTTTACTAGCAAAGCTTGAATATTTTAATCCAGGTGGAAGTGTTAAAGACAGGCTTGGCGTTGAATTAATTGAAGATGCCCTTAAAACCGGTGCTTTGCGGGATGGTGGAACAATAATTGAGCCAACAGCTGGTAATACAGGGATTGGCATAGCATTGGCCGCTTTGAATAGAAATCTGTCTATTATATTTTGTGTGCCTGAGCATTTTAGTAATGAAAAGCAATCATTAATGAAAGCATTAGGTGCAGATATCGTTCATACACCAAGAGAAAAAGGAATGCATGGAGCAATTGAAAAAACAAATGAATTGTTGAATCAGATTCCAAACAGCTTTTCACCACAACAGTTTTCAAATCCAGCTAACCCAGATACTTATTATAAGACACTTGGTCCCGAAATATGGAAAGATCTTGGTAAAGATGTAGATATATTCATCGCGGGTGCAGGATCAGGGGGAACTTTTATGGGATGCGCAGCTTATTTAAAGAAAAAGAAACCTGCACTGAAAACAGTCATTGTAGAGCCAGAAGGTTCCATTATCGCAGGCGGAAAAGCGGGCTCCCATTTAACTGAGGGTATCGGAATGGAATTTTTCCCTCCTTTTTTTGATAAGTCGAATATGGATATGGTCTATACAGTCTCTGATAAAGATGCATTTCAAATGGTTGGGGAATTAGCAGGGAAGGAAGGATTGCTTGTAGGAAGTTCGTCAGGAGCTGCGATGCATGCAGCACTGGAAGAGGCGAGAAAAGCGAAAGCAGGGACCACATTGGTAACAGTATTCCCTGATGGAAGCGACCGTTACCTAAGTAAAAACATCTATGAATAGGGGAGGAAGGTAAATGAGGAAAAAAACACAATTAATTCATGCTGGAATAACTGGGGACAAGGAAACCGGAGCAGTATCGGTCCCAATATATCAAGTTAGTACCTACCAACAGGAAAGTGCTGGAAACCATAGTGGCTATGAATATTCCCGGACTGGAAATCCCACGAGGCATGCATTAGAAACAACTATTGCTGAATTAGAAAATGGGAAAGCAGGTTTTGCTTTCGGATCGGGTATGGCTGCCATTACATCTATTATGATGCTGTTTCAGTCAGAGGATCATATCCTACTAACAGACGATGTATATGGAGGTTCCTATCGCTTAATGAGCAAGGTGCTTAATCGTTTTAGACTTGAACATACGTTTGTAAACACTAGTGATCCAATACAAGTAGAAGCATCTATTCAAGAAAATACAAAGGCGTTATATATCGAAACACCAACAAATCCATTACTTAAAATTACAGATATTAAAAGAATGGCAGAAATTGCTGCAAAACATGATTTACTGCTAATTGTTGACAATACATTTGCTACTCCATATTGGCAGCAACCTCTTAATTTAGGAGCAGATATTGTACTGCATAGTGCGACAAAGTATATAGGTGGTCATAGTGATGTGGTAGCCGGATTGGTTGTAGTAAAATCAAATGAACTTGCGCAAGATATTCACTTCATACAAAATTCAGCAGGTGCCATTTTAGGACCGCAAGATTCATGGCTTTTATTACGGGGAATAAAAACGTTGGCATTACGCATGGAAGCAATAGAGACCAACTCTCATAAAATAGCTCATTTTTTACACCAACATGAAAAAGTATCCGATGTGTTCTATCCAGGGTTAAAAAGTCATCCTGGTTATGAAATCAGCAAACAACAATCACAAGGATATGGTGGGATGATTTCCTTTGATGTAGGCAATGCCGAGAAAGCAGACCAGGTGTTAGCACATGTTAATTACTTTACCCTTGCGGAAAGTCTTGGTGCAGTAGAAAGTTTAATTTCCATTCCTGCACGCATGACCCATGCTTCGATTCCTGTAGAAAGAAGAAGAGAATTAGGAATAGCAGATGGGCTTATCCGCCTATCGGTGGGAATAGAAGATGCAGAAGATCTTATCGAGGATTTGCAGAAAGCTTTGTCATAAGTGCTATGTCTGAAAAAAGACCTATACATTAATAAAAATTCGAACTGATTCATCTTCATAATGAGTCTTAGTTCGGATTTTTTTATGGATAATTATGTTTTTTTCAGAGCTGTTCCAGCCCCTTTACAATTGTTCTCCTTTTAAAAATAATTTATTTGTGTTCCAACCTCCTTTATATGTGCAGCTTAAGCGATAGGAGAATTTGAGCCATTATGCTAGAATGGGTAACAAATAGACAAATTGGAGGCAGAATAATGAGTGAAAAAGCTTTAGCCTATTTACAAGAAAACCAATCCAGCCTACTTGAAAAATTGAATGAATTTTTATCTATACCAAGTGTAAGTACAAGCAAAGAACATAAAGAAGATATACATAAAGCTGCTGATTTTATTGTGAATTATTTAAATGATATTGGTTTCGATAAAGTAGAAAAGCAGCAAACAAAGGGGCACCCACTTGTTTATGCAGAGTACAATGAAGCCGGCCCTGAAGCTCCGACCGTTTTATTTTACGGCCATTATGATGTACAACCAGTTGATCCGATTGAACTTTGGGAAAGCGACCCTTTTCAACCTGAAATAAGAGACGGACGTTTGTATGCGCGTGGTTCAAGTGATGATAAAGGTCAGGTATTTATGCACCTGGCTGTTTTTGAAGCATACATGAGAACAGAGAGGAAACTGCCACTGAACGTAAAGGTATGTATTGAAGGAGAAGAAGAAATTGGCAGTGAGAATCTATATGATATTCTCCGAGAGAAGAAGGGAATGTTCAAAGCTGATTTTGCTGTCATCTCTGACTCTGGGATGATCGCTAAAA contains the following coding sequences:
- the sigI gene encoding RNA polymerase sigma factor SigI, translated to MSKSLKDIPLEEMIASAQQGDEQIQNYLLKTYQPFIAKCVSEVCKRYIDPKKDDEFSIGLSAFNEAILSYSPDKGSSFLSFANLVVKRKVIDYIRYVQKRPLGISLDETYDAELMENPIEIVAVKRNFQMEQDAWRRKEEIMDFKEKLKEYKLTLLELTESSPKHKDARDSAVRTARILFEDEKLRSYVLDKKKLPIKDLIKLVKVSKKTLERNRKFILAIFVVLSNDYVYLQDYLKGVGQ
- a CDS encoding YhdB family protein yields the protein MDIPDYDKALYYTLWGQWDELLVLMVRTNDDMLSKKIQLFLHAYHYSLDEGKIIQSHDNLLYYLDHAMKYQPAIAMEI
- a CDS encoding YhcN/YlaJ family sporulation lipoprotein; the protein is MSITSILALALVACGTNDNGDNQEGAMGDNNNIEQTRYNNTGDGMAGDRDHNMMRNSERDQNRTDTRNGNENRYDVAEEAANKITDKVDEIENAYVLTTDNNAYVAARLDTNDNNGNNNNNNNGNNNNKGNEVTDKVKDEITKIVKSVDKDIDNVYVSTNPDFVDLTNNYINDVDNGEPIEGFFDQFGNMVDRLFPDNE
- a CDS encoding S-ribosylhomocysteine lyase, whose protein sequence is MAEKMNVESFNLDHTKVKAPYVRLVGVTEGTKGDKVYKYDIRFKQPNKDHMEMAGLHSIEHLMAENIRNHMENVLDIGPMGCQTGFYLAILNNDNYEEVLTALEKTLEDVLEAEEVPACNEVQCGWAANHSLEGAQQIAREMLNNKLEWREVF
- a CDS encoding PLP-dependent cysteine synthase family protein: MAIYKSVHELIGDTPLIEITHFPLPKGVRLLAKLEYFNPGGSVKDRLGVELIEDALKTGALRDGGTIIEPTAGNTGIGIALAALNRNLSIIFCVPEHFSNEKQSLMKALGADIVHTPREKGMHGAIEKTNELLNQIPNSFSPQQFSNPANPDTYYKTLGPEIWKDLGKDVDIFIAGAGSGGTFMGCAAYLKKKKPALKTVIVEPEGSIIAGGKAGSHLTEGIGMEFFPPFFDKSNMDMVYTVSDKDAFQMVGELAGKEGLLVGSSSGAAMHAALEEARKAKAGTTLVTVFPDGSDRYLSKNIYE
- a CDS encoding bifunctional cystathionine gamma-lyase/homocysteine desulfhydrase; translated protein: MRKKTQLIHAGITGDKETGAVSVPIYQVSTYQQESAGNHSGYEYSRTGNPTRHALETTIAELENGKAGFAFGSGMAAITSIMMLFQSEDHILLTDDVYGGSYRLMSKVLNRFRLEHTFVNTSDPIQVEASIQENTKALYIETPTNPLLKITDIKRMAEIAAKHDLLLIVDNTFATPYWQQPLNLGADIVLHSATKYIGGHSDVVAGLVVVKSNELAQDIHFIQNSAGAILGPQDSWLLLRGIKTLALRMEAIETNSHKIAHFLHQHEKVSDVFYPGLKSHPGYEISKQQSQGYGGMISFDVGNAEKADQVLAHVNYFTLAESLGAVESLISIPARMTHASIPVERRRELGIADGLIRLSVGIEDAEDLIEDLQKALS